Proteins found in one Pseudomonadota bacterium genomic segment:
- a CDS encoding VanZ family protein translates to MASPDFYALRLAPMWWVGGALLIAVVVYLSLAPGGPPVPVTLSDKLQHLLAYATLAIYFGGLVKRRAYWVVVLGLFGLSVLLECLQGWSGERTFDVVDMVFNGLGLAVGKRLSRVGLNGWCRWLERRLPS, encoded by the coding sequence ATGGCCTCGCCCGATTTCTATGCGCTGCGCCTGGCCCCTATGTGGTGGGTAGGTGGTGCGTTACTCATTGCCGTCGTGGTGTATCTGAGTCTCGCACCGGGCGGACCGCCTGTCCCGGTAACGCTATCGGACAAACTTCAGCATCTTCTTGCCTATGCCACACTCGCGATTTACTTTGGCGGGCTCGTCAAACGACGCGCGTACTGGGTGGTCGTGTTGGGCTTGTTTGGATTGAGTGTATTGCTTGAGTGCCTTCAGGGGTGGAGTGGGGAGCGCACCTTTGACGTGGTGGATATGGTCTTTAATGGCCTTGGCCTCGCGGTGGGCAAAAGGCTAAGTCGTGTAGGCCTTAACGGTTGGTGCCGATGGCTGGAGCGTCGTCTGCCGAGTTGA
- the lolA gene encoding outer membrane lipoprotein chaperone LolA gives MTRLTGYPAFQRRIATALTLFSMMLIVGPISAQPAVETTAIDTLSPQEEAALERLKRYMDDTKSLTARFSSVLLDDTGRQTAASNGTVAIKVPGRFRWQYDSPDPSLLLADGVDLWHFDEVLEQVNVSSLADYRGANPSLLLGGDSSKLAEGFKVVGSHKTEGDQWIVLETRDRNSDFVTVRIRFTDERISLMELIDRVDQTSRIAFSEVDVNADVADTLFEFTVPDGASLIGQPSPR, from the coding sequence GTGACCCGCTTAACGGGCTATCCGGCATTTCAACGGCGTATCGCTACCGCGTTAACGCTCTTCTCAATGATGTTAATCGTGGGGCCGATTTCGGCGCAACCGGCGGTCGAGACGACGGCCATTGATACGCTGTCGCCTCAAGAGGAAGCTGCGCTGGAGCGTTTAAAACGCTACATGGATGACACGAAAAGCCTAACGGCGCGCTTTTCATCCGTCTTGCTCGATGACACGGGCCGGCAAACGGCTGCGTCAAACGGTACGGTGGCGATTAAAGTCCCCGGTCGCTTTCGTTGGCAATACGACAGTCCGGATCCGTCACTATTACTGGCTGATGGCGTTGATCTTTGGCATTTCGATGAAGTGCTAGAACAGGTAAATGTCAGTTCATTAGCCGACTACCGTGGGGCGAACCCGAGTCTCTTGCTGGGTGGTGATTCGAGCAAACTAGCGGAAGGATTCAAAGTTGTGGGTTCGCATAAAACGGAAGGCGATCAGTGGATCGTGCTCGAAACCCGTGACCGAAATTCAGATTTTGTAACGGTGCGTATTCGATTCACTGACGAGCGCATCTCACTGATGGAGCTGATCGATCGCGTTGATCAAACCTCGCGAATTGCGTTTTCAGAGGTTGATGTGAACGCGGATGTCGCGGACACCCTGTTCGAATTTACGGTGCCGGATGGAGCCAGCCTCATCGGTCAGCCTTCTCCACGCTAA